One Thiocapsa bogorovii DNA segment encodes these proteins:
- the cas6 gene encoding type I-MYXAN CRISPR-associated protein Cas6/Cmx6 has product MFWNDDDSNDRIRVPDDIVDLLFGIDCKCIPVDHAYLLAEALRQTLPWIAEEPGVAVHSVHVAGSQNGWERPEHGTDSYLAVSRRTKLTLRVPRHRVPELLRDLPGAKLDLGGETLVVGAGKAKPLSTETTLFSRYVALDLADRAGEDESVFLETAARALAEMDIRVRKAVCGRTNRLATPEGSIPTRSLMLAGLTPDESIRLQQRGLGRHRLLGCGIFIPHKGVDSVKQSQG; this is encoded by the coding sequence ATGTTTTGGAATGACGACGACAGCAACGACCGGATTCGCGTGCCCGACGACATTGTCGATCTCCTCTTCGGGATCGACTGCAAATGCATCCCGGTGGACCACGCCTACCTACTCGCCGAGGCGCTGCGACAAACGCTGCCCTGGATTGCCGAGGAGCCCGGTGTCGCCGTGCACTCGGTGCACGTTGCCGGTTCACAGAACGGATGGGAGCGACCCGAGCACGGGACTGACTCCTATCTCGCCGTCTCCCGGCGGACCAAGCTGACTCTGCGGGTTCCCCGACACCGCGTCCCAGAGCTGCTGCGCGATCTTCCCGGGGCCAAGCTCGATCTCGGCGGAGAGACACTCGTCGTCGGCGCGGGCAAGGCCAAGCCGTTGAGCACCGAGACCACCCTGTTCTCTCGATATGTTGCGCTCGATCTCGCCGACCGGGCGGGCGAAGACGAGAGTGTCTTTCTCGAGACCGCCGCGCGCGCCCTCGCCGAGATGGACATCCGCGTGCGCAAGGCCGTCTGCGGCAGGACCAACCGGCTCGCCACGCCCGAGGGCTCCATCCCGACACGCAGCCTGATGCTCGCCGGACTCACGCCCGACGAATCCATCCGGCTTCAGCAACGGGGACTCGGTCGCCACCGCCTCCTCGGTTGCGGCATCTTCATCCCCCATAAGGGCGTCGACTCGGTCAAACAGAGCCAGGGCTGA